Sequence from the Candidatus Poribacteria bacterium genome:
ATCACAGATCTCTCTGACTCTTGGGAGATAGGTGTCCGGTGGTACAAGCACTCCGCCCCCACCGATGATAGGCTCGGCTATCACGGCTATCACTGTCTCTACCCCTTCCCACTGAACCACTTTCTCGATTTCGTCCGCACAGGCGATGCCGAAATCCGCTTCACTGCAGCCTTGACCATATCGATAGGTGTAGGGCGGGTGGACATGATGGAAGCCGGGAACAAGTGGTTCAAACGCTTTGCGACGACGGGTTTGGCCCGTTGCGGACATTGCCCCGTATGTGAAGCCGTGATACCCGCGATAGCGACTGATAATCTTGTAACGATTGTCGCCGGGATACTTCTGCCGTCCGTATTGCCTCGCCATTTTTATCGCGGTCTCATTGGCTTCTGAGCCGCTGTTGCAGAAGTAGACGTGATTCAGATTACCGGGCAGAAGGCTCGTTAGTTTTTCAGATAGGAGGGTGGCGGGAATGTTAATCTGTGCGTGTGGGTAGTACGGTAACTTCTGGATCTGCTCGTAAACGGCATCGGCGATCTCCTGCCGTCCATAGCCGACGTTGACATTCCAAAGTGCCGAGTAGGCGTCTAGGTATTCGTTTCCGTCCGCGTCGATAATTGTCGTTCCAGTGGCACTTTCAAAGACGAGGAGATCCGACTGATCCAAGAGTTGGTGTTGGAAGAGCGGATGCCAAGCGTGTGCCTGATCCATTTTACGGTAATCTTGTGTCGATAAGTCTTTTGGGGCGTTTGCCATCATTATTTGATATTCTCCAGATGATTATGTCGGGAGACTTAGCGGGTCTCCTTGACGGTGAAATTTTTGGTTCATTAGTCCATTGGTGCAAGGGTTACGGCACACGGAGTGTGCCTACTACTTTATGGATTTCTAAATTAAGGCGAGGGCTTTTGTCATGCCTGCGGTCCAACCGCCGTCTACGGTGTAAGCGGCTCCTGTAACAAATCGTGACGCATCGCTTGCTAGGAACAGTGCTACCTCCGCTACATCTTCGGGTTGACCGATGCGTCCCATTGGAGCGATGGTGCCTGCGAACTCACGACCTTCGGGATTTTCCTCCAAAAAGGGCTGTGACATCGCCGTTTCAATCCAGCCGGGGCAGATGCAGTTGACGCGTATTCCTTCGGGACCGTGATCGATTGCCATGGCTCGCGTGAGCTGCAGGACAGCACCTTTGGTGGCGCAATAGCCTGCGATGTCGGATTCGGCATAGAAGCTGTTTACCGATGCTGTGATGATAAACGAACCGCCGCCGCTTTGACGCATGGCGGGGATACCGTATTTTCCACAGAGAAACGCTCCTTTAACATTGGCGTCGAAGAGTGCATCCCAATCCTCTTCGGGCAGATCCACGACCGAGCCGTCCCGCATGATAGCGGCGTTGCTGAAGATAGTGTCGAGTTGACCGAAATGTGAGACTGTTTCTGAAATAAGTTGCTCTACCTGATCGCCCCGACTGACATCAACAGTATGTGCGATGACTGTGTCGGGATGATCCGCACTTGCAATATGGGCAGTTTCCTCGGCACCTTCCCCCTGAATGTCGGCAGCGACAACGTGTGCTCCTTCACCCACGAATCGAAGGACTGTAGCACGACCAATACCGCCTGCCGCTCCGGTAATAATCGCTGTTTTA
This genomic interval carries:
- a CDS encoding aminotransferase class III-fold pyridoxal phosphate-dependent enzyme, translated to MMANAPKDLSTQDYRKMDQAHAWHPLFQHQLLDQSDLLVFESATGTTIIDADGNEYLDAYSALWNVNVGYGRQEIADAVYEQIQKLPYYPHAQINIPATLLSEKLTSLLPGNLNHVYFCNSGSEANETAIKMARQYGRQKYPGDNRYKIISRYRGYHGFTYGAMSATGQTRRRKAFEPLVPGFHHVHPPYTYRYGQGCSEADFGIACADEIEKVVQWEGVETVIAVIAEPIIGGGGVLVPPDTYLPRVREICD
- a CDS encoding glucose 1-dehydrogenase, with product MQLKGKTAIITGAAGGIGRATVLRFVGEGAHVVAADIQGEGAEETAHIASADHPDTVIAHTVDVSRGDQVEQLISETVSHFGQLDTIFSNAAIMRDGSVVDLPEEDWDALFDANVKGAFLCGKYGIPAMRQSGGGSFIITASVNSFYAESDIAGYCATKGAVLQLTRAMAIDHGPEGIRVNCICPGWIETAMSQPFLEENPEGREFAGTIAPMGRIGQPEDVAEVALFLASDASRFVTGAAYTVDGGWTAGMTKALALI